A segment of the Sphingobacterium oryzagri genome:
TGGTGGCAAATAATAGTGCAACAGCGCACGTTCGCCCACGCTTACGCTACCGCCGTTGTGTCCGCCTTCCGGCACAGCGTAAGCCACGAAATGCTTAAGCGTAGCGATGATGTTATCTGTACCGCCAATTTTTTCGCCTTGAAAACCGCTCACCATAGCTTCGCCCATTTGTCCTATTAAATAAGGATCTTCTCCATAGGTTTCTTCTGTTCTGGACCAACGCGGATCGCGCGCTAAATCCAACACCGGCCCGTAACCATTTTTTCCGCCTACGGCAGATGTTTCACGTGCAATGGTGCTGGCCATCTGCTGAATCAATGCCGGATTCCAGGTGCTTGCCTGACCGATCGCCGTTGGAAATACCGTTGCGCCTATCGCCATGTGACCGTGTGGTGCTTCTTCCGACAAAATCAACGGAATACCCAAACGCGTGCTATCCAGCATAAATTTTTGAAGCGCATTCGTTGCCCGTGCCGCTTCTTTCGGACTAAGCCCGTTGTCCAACGTTTTTTGTGTCCATGGATCGGCACGCAAGGTTGCCCAAAGTAGCCCGATATGCTGTTGCTTTACTGCGTCTTTAAACTTTTTACTGGCGCGAACCGATTTACCATCTTTCTCATACATCTCCCAGCCCAATAGTTTGGAGAGCTGCCCAACTTTCTCCTCTACCGTCATTCTTCCTAATAAATCCTGAACACGGTCTTCAATAGGCAGCTGACTATTTTTATAAGGCAAAACCTGCGCTTCGGCCTGCAATCCAATGGAAGCTAGCCCGAAGAGAAGCAAATATTTAATTTTCATCTTTTGTATTTTATGGTCGGGGAGCATTTATCGCACTCCCCTATTACTATATCAAACGTAATGCACAAACCGCAACACGCTATTGCACCGACGTTGGCCGAGTTTCTTTTGCCACACCAAAGGTCGCAGAAGGTTTTGCGCCCATATCAAACTCCAGTTTTCCACCTTTTATAACATCTTCATAGCTGATGTAAGACTTATCATAAGTCTTGCCATTCAAGCGTACGGCTTGTATATATTTGTTGTCTTGGCTATTATTGTGTGCCACGATTTCTAACGAAACACCTTTGTCCAACGCTAACGTAACTTTATCAAACAGCGGACTTCCAAAAATAAAAGGACCACCAGCTGGCGAAACTTGGTAAAAGCCTAGCGCAGACATTACATACCAAGCCGACATTTGCCCAACATCTTCATTGCCCGAGAGCCCGTCAACCTGGTCTGTATACAAGGTTTGCAACGTTTGGCGCACACGATCGGCAGCTTTCCAAGGCTGGCCAGCATAATTATACATATAAATCACATGATGGCTAGGTTCATTACCATGCGCATACTGACCGATCAAGCCGCTAATATCAGGCGAAGCTTCCTCACCTAAATTGCCTTCCACAACAAATAACGAATCAAGTTTTGTAATAAACTGCTCCTCGCTACCAAAAAGCTCCATAAAGCCGTTTACATTTTGCGGCACCAACCACGTATACTGCCAAGCATTTCCTTCTGTATAATCGTTGGCTAAGTGTGCCGAGTGAAACGGATCAAATTTACCCGGACGGAATTTACCGTTAGCATCTTTACCACGAAGAAATTGCAGATCTTTATCAAAATAATGTTTAAAAGCCTGACTGCGGTTAATAAAATATGTATAATCTTCTTTTTCACCGCGTAACTTTGCCACTTGCGCCAGACTCCAATCGGCTATAGCAAATTCAAGTCCTTTAGCTACCGATTCTACTTTTTCCTTATCGTATGGCACATATCCATACTTTTTATACGAATCCAAGCCGCGATCGTCTTTCATCGCCGACACCTTCATAGCTTCATAAGCCAGGTCTTTATCAAAACCATCGATGCCTTTTAGATAAGCATCCGCGACGACAATAATACCCGGGTTGCCTACCATACAATCCGTTTCGTTGCCCACCAAATGCCACACCGGCAGTTTGCCTTGCTCCTGGTAAATCCGTAGCATGGTATTAACCATATCAGGCAAACGATCGCGATGAATAATACTCATCAACGGATGAGCTGCACGGTAAGTATCCCATAGCGAAAATGTCGTATAGTTTGCACCAGAAGTAAGCTTATGCGGTTTAAAATCCGACCCCATATAATCGCCGTTCACATCGTTAAACGTAGACGGAGCGAACATCGTATGATACAAGGCCGTATAAAATATTTTCTTTGATACGCTGTCTTTTGTTTCTACCTGAACTTTCTCAAGCGCCTTATTCCATGCTTGATCTGCGGCCTGTTTGGTTGCTTCAAAATCCCAGCCAGGCAGTTCTTCGGCCATGTTTTGCTTGGCATTTGCGATGCTTACCGGTGAAACGGCAACTTTGACAAAAATAACCGGATTATCGTCTTTTTTTGCAAAAGTGAGTGCGCCGTAAGTACGTCTCGCGCTGATGCTGTCTCCTTGCTGCACCGCTGTGCTATCGGCCAGAACATGGCCGGCAACCGGTTGCGAAAACGTTGCTGTAAAATAAATCTTTTGGTTTTTAGCCCAACCTTGCGAATACCGATATCCGGAAACGACCGTATCATTTTCTACCACAAGATGACCTTCTTTCTCACCCTCCCAGCCAATACCTGCATCTAGATTGATCAATATTTTAGGCACTTCGCCTTTTGGAAATGCATATTTATGAAAACCTACACGCGTGGTAGCCGTTAGTTCGGCATCGACATTAAATCGATCAAGGTGTACGCTGTAATAACCTGGACGTACCTTTTCAGATGCTCTTTTAAAAAGCGAGTAAGCACCTGTTTCCTCATCACCGTGCTCTCCTCTATCAAAACGCACATCGCCAGTGTATGGCAAAAATACGATATCGCCCAAATCGCCAATTCCCGTTCCGCTAAGGTGCTGGTGAGCAAAACCCATAATGGTGGAATCAGAGATATGATATCCGGAAACCCAATCCCATCCGGTAGAAATGTTGGACGGGCCGAGTTGCACCGCACCGTACGGTACATTTGCGCCTACAAAAACATGTCCATGTCCACCGGTACCGATATAAGGATCCACATATTGT
Coding sequences within it:
- a CDS encoding GH92 family glycosyl hydrolase, which translates into the protein MIVMKGFVKKLFFCSVPLLGLASCGVGTDVQQSASLTQYVDPYIGTGGHGHVFVGANVPYGAVQLGPSNISTGWDWVSGYHISDSTIMGFAHQHLSGTGIGDLGDIVFLPYTGDVRFDRGEHGDEETGAYSLFKRASEKVRPGYYSVHLDRFNVDAELTATTRVGFHKYAFPKGEVPKILINLDAGIGWEGEKEGHLVVENDTVVSGYRYSQGWAKNQKIYFTATFSQPVAGHVLADSTAVQQGDSISARRTYGALTFAKKDDNPVIFVKVAVSPVSIANAKQNMAEELPGWDFEATKQAADQAWNKALEKVQVETKDSVSKKIFYTALYHTMFAPSTFNDVNGDYMGSDFKPHKLTSGANYTTFSLWDTYRAAHPLMSIIHRDRLPDMVNTMLRIYQEQGKLPVWHLVGNETDCMVGNPGIIVVADAYLKGIDGFDKDLAYEAMKVSAMKDDRGLDSYKKYGYVPYDKEKVESVAKGLEFAIADWSLAQVAKLRGEKEDYTYFINRSQAFKHYFDKDLQFLRGKDANGKFRPGKFDPFHSAHLANDYTEGNAWQYTWLVPQNVNGFMELFGSEEQFITKLDSLFVVEGNLGEEASPDISGLIGQYAHGNEPSHHVIYMYNYAGQPWKAADRVRQTLQTLYTDQVDGLSGNEDVGQMSAWYVMSALGFYQVSPAGGPFIFGSPLFDKVTLALDKGVSLEIVAHNNSQDNKYIQAVRLNGKTYDKSYISYEDVIKGGKLEFDMGAKPSATFGVAKETRPTSVQ